A single region of the Oculatellaceae cyanobacterium genome encodes:
- a CDS encoding acyltransferase family protein: MRTSEQIKSEIQKNLGFFPPFFESAQQNPQVLENLWQQTLSAYIDNPFPPVFKEKLSAYLSRYCSVHYCLVCHSCSLHHLGINGSQVLNLLVSPPPSATEINFHLSLLKAHSGKLTILSKLNSVIEESLLRCAIFIFTEHKQAEFCRHELHNLLGNDKYEHLVTLIAYIKTCHLWMEAHPEVNHEADARSQNNLSSLLQEEPALADFFKNYLERVSREGLEKALNLSKFTQISSHQVLPQAVTNSLQFTQIVTSTSEGVLIVDPHQANYPIIYSNLAFSKITGYRPDEIINQSFHFLQGSNTAPQMVELIRTAIASSREVKLTRLKYHKNGQPFWNQLRIYPVFSDQCDLLYLIGTCTDVTEHLRNPDTLTKIKTKLENELKKNPENSPTQRLAWIEGMRIFAAVMILLYHAQLLFTNYAFTPQPTGLINNLQQLIRLSKGQTFIEQLAHIFTIPAWFGFQFVDVFVLLSGFSLVLSLGNNQLKPADFLKKRLLRLLWPFWTVAWLSYPVLWAIGITTHTYFPDAWHSFAGATFPLLFSFRGELLFATSGPWWFVPLIICFTAIFPVLWQLLQSWGARNLLFVSTLVTIAYRALAVYILGGHPTYVILDTPAVEQPFQLFVSKLSIFVVGMVVAQDYKEGNSLISWSNYQALLVGIPLYILGFICEFYRLGWVFADLLLPLGLTLICMATLRCLSSPRIQNWMIQLGKYSYSFFLIHNFVVDRTINLIVKGEPLSYYILLPVMIIGTLILAILADYIQPLFRKSIGRVLRDINYLLTRSHITPQRTWTPLKGDRICYRDQTGWTVLKVEQLIDTKEFYICQIAKGDRVLWVHEDKLQLDSTLIENQIKSNSTLLKRGKSVVSFFIKKWPFSLDKLIFSHTVIIGIPTILYYYLRLNGWSLFTLHTAIATAYLFTSLMMMYEATIVWFEDLIINQRNGKKRKLKPLLQELIGYLGIQRFQRSKATRPLPRCSCIVVAYLPNEQDLIIDTLTHILKNVNRPQGGLELILAYNTPVELPIEKQLHHLALRYPELRLLRVEGSKSKAENLNAAINIVTGVITCILDADHQPCADCFLRAWQWLERDYDVVQGRSIIRNHSENFLNQIVAIEFESIYGVSHPAKTLLVDTAIFGGSNGYWNTSVLKRIRFNPTMLTEDIDASLRTLLQGYRIIHDATIVSTELAPTEFKSFWTQRKRWAQGWLEVSLKYQRHFWKSEHFNSWQKAYWTYLLYYREIFSLIALQIYAIVFSFILYQGYFPIWSHWYLLLTTIITLLSGVYQTLITIQLGYQKYPLRYFTQYALITFFYTTLKHMISLVALYDHLKGQTDWVITPRQKNKQVATASF, encoded by the coding sequence ATGCGAACAAGCGAGCAAATTAAATCAGAAATCCAGAAAAATCTAGGATTTTTTCCTCCCTTCTTTGAATCAGCACAACAGAACCCACAGGTATTAGAAAACCTCTGGCAACAAACTTTATCGGCCTATATTGATAATCCTTTTCCGCCTGTATTTAAGGAAAAACTGTCTGCATATCTATCACGCTACTGTAGCGTTCATTACTGTCTGGTATGCCATAGTTGTTCCTTGCACCATTTAGGGATAAATGGATCACAGGTGTTGAATTTGCTAGTATCACCTCCACCGTCTGCAACAGAAATTAACTTTCACTTGAGTTTACTTAAGGCGCATTCTGGTAAGCTGACAATTTTGTCAAAGTTAAACTCCGTAATTGAAGAAAGTTTACTGCGCTGTGCAATATTTATCTTTACAGAACATAAGCAAGCTGAATTTTGCCGACACGAGTTACATAATCTATTAGGCAATGATAAATATGAACACTTAGTCACCTTAATTGCTTACATTAAAACTTGTCATTTATGGATGGAAGCCCATCCTGAAGTTAATCATGAAGCTGATGCGCGATCGCAAAACAATCTCTCTAGCTTATTGCAAGAAGAACCTGCTTTAGCAGACTTCTTCAAAAATTATCTTGAACGGGTAAGTCGCGAAGGTTTAGAGAAAGCGTTGAATTTGAGTAAATTTACCCAAATCTCATCGCATCAAGTACTGCCGCAAGCTGTTACTAATAGTTTGCAATTTACACAGATTGTGACTTCAACTTCCGAGGGAGTTCTGATTGTAGATCCTCACCAAGCTAATTACCCAATTATTTATTCAAATCTAGCCTTTTCAAAAATCACTGGCTACCGACCAGATGAGATTATTAATCAAAGTTTCCATTTTTTGCAGGGGTCAAATACAGCGCCTCAAATGGTTGAGTTAATTCGCACAGCAATTGCTTCTTCTAGAGAGGTAAAACTCACACGGCTAAAGTATCATAAAAATGGTCAGCCATTCTGGAACCAATTAAGAATATATCCAGTTTTCTCAGATCAATGTGATTTACTTTACTTGATTGGTACTTGTACAGATGTCACTGAACACCTGCGAAATCCTGATACGCTCACAAAAATCAAAACCAAGCTGGAAAACGAATTAAAAAAGAATCCAGAAAATTCCCCTACACAGCGTTTAGCTTGGATAGAAGGAATGCGTATTTTTGCAGCAGTGATGATTTTGCTTTATCATGCTCAACTGCTATTTACTAATTATGCTTTTACTCCTCAGCCAACAGGTTTAATTAATAACTTACAGCAGCTAATTAGATTAAGTAAAGGACAAACTTTCATAGAGCAACTAGCGCACATTTTCACTATTCCTGCATGGTTTGGTTTTCAGTTTGTGGATGTGTTTGTGCTATTAAGTGGCTTTAGCTTAGTACTTTCTTTAGGAAATAATCAATTAAAACCAGCCGATTTTCTCAAGAAACGTTTGTTACGTTTGTTATGGCCTTTTTGGACAGTAGCTTGGTTATCTTACCCCGTACTTTGGGCAATAGGAATTACCACTCATACCTATTTCCCCGATGCTTGGCATAGTTTTGCAGGCGCAACGTTTCCGTTGTTGTTCAGCTTTCGTGGTGAGTTGCTGTTTGCTACCAGTGGGCCTTGGTGGTTTGTACCATTGATTATTTGCTTTACAGCGATCTTTCCTGTTTTGTGGCAACTGCTTCAAAGCTGGGGGGCGCGTAATTTGCTATTTGTCAGTACGTTAGTAACAATTGCTTATCGAGCATTAGCAGTTTACATTCTTGGAGGTCATCCCACTTATGTAATCCTTGATACTCCCGCCGTAGAGCAACCTTTTCAACTCTTCGTATCAAAACTCAGCATCTTTGTTGTGGGAATGGTAGTTGCACAAGATTATAAAGAAGGAAACAGCTTGATTTCTTGGAGCAATTATCAAGCACTTTTAGTAGGCATTCCCCTGTATATTTTGGGCTTTATTTGTGAGTTTTATCGGCTTGGTTGGGTATTTGCTGATTTGCTACTGCCACTTGGACTGACACTAATTTGTATGGCTACATTACGCTGTCTCAGTTCACCTCGCATCCAAAATTGGATGATTCAGTTAGGCAAATATAGCTATAGCTTTTTTCTGATTCATAACTTTGTAGTAGACCGCACTATCAACCTGATAGTCAAAGGTGAGCCGTTATCATATTACATACTGCTACCTGTAATGATTATCGGGACGCTGATTTTGGCTATCCTCGCAGATTATATTCAACCGCTATTCAGGAAAAGTATCGGTAGGGTTCTACGCGACATCAACTATTTGTTGACGCGATCGCATATTACACCACAGCGCACCTGGACTCCGCTCAAAGGCGATCGCATTTGCTATCGAGATCAAACTGGTTGGACAGTGTTAAAAGTAGAACAGCTTATAGACACTAAAGAATTTTATATCTGCCAAATTGCCAAAGGCGATCGCGTTTTATGGGTACATGAAGATAAACTGCAATTAGACTCAACATTAATAGAAAATCAGATTAAATCTAATTCCACCTTGCTCAAAAGAGGGAAAAGCGTTGTGAGCTTTTTCATCAAAAAATGGCCATTCAGTTTAGATAAGCTGATATTTAGCCACACAGTCATTATTGGTATTCCCACAATTTTATACTACTACCTCCGCCTAAACGGGTGGAGTCTTTTCACTCTGCATACCGCGATCGCTACTGCTTACCTTTTTACCTCACTGATGATGATGTATGAAGCAACAATAGTCTGGTTTGAAGACTTAATCATTAATCAGCGTAACGGAAAAAAAAGAAAATTAAAGCCTTTGCTTCAGGAACTTATAGGATATCTAGGTATCCAAAGATTTCAACGATCTAAAGCTACCAGACCATTACCGCGTTGCTCTTGTATCGTAGTTGCATACCTGCCAAACGAGCAAGATCTTATTATTGATACCCTCACGCATATTCTTAAAAATGTCAATCGTCCCCAGGGAGGACTAGAGTTAATTCTTGCATATAACACCCCTGTAGAATTGCCAATAGAAAAACAGTTACACCATCTAGCATTACGTTACCCTGAACTGCGCCTTCTGCGCGTAGAAGGAAGCAAATCAAAAGCAGAGAATCTCAATGCAGCTATTAATATTGTTACAGGAGTAATTACCTGTATTCTTGATGCAGATCATCAACCTTGTGCTGATTGCTTCCTACGTGCATGGCAATGGTTAGAAAGAGATTACGATGTTGTTCAAGGGCGTAGTATTATTCGTAATCATAGCGAAAACTTCCTGAACCAGATTGTTGCCATTGAGTTTGAATCTATTTATGGAGTAAGCCATCCGGCTAAAACTCTCTTGGTAGACACAGCAATTTTTGGTGGTTCAAACGGTTATTGGAATACCTCAGTTCTAAAGCGTATCCGTTTTAATCCCACTATGTTAACGGAAGATATTGATGCTTCTCTACGGACATTACTTCAGGGTTATCGAATTATCCATGATGCAACTATTGTCTCTACAGAACTAGCCCCAACTGAGTTCAAATCCTTTTGGACTCAGCGCAAACGTTGGGCGCAAGGATGGCTAGAAGTTAGTTTAAAATACCAGCGACACTTTTGGAAATCAGAGCATTTTAATAGTTGGCAAAAAGCTTACTGGACTTATCTGCTGTACTATCGCGAAATTTTTTCCTTAATAGCCCTTCAAATTTATGCCATTGTCTTTAGCTTTATCTTATATCAAGGCTATTTTCCTATTTGGAGCCACTGGTATTTATTGCTAACAACAATAATCACACTTTTAAGTGGTGTCTACCAAACTTTAATAACAATACAGTTAGGCTATCAAAAATATCCTTTGAGGTATTTTACTCAGTACGCTTTAATTACCTTTTTTTACACAACTCTTAAACACATGATTTCCTTAGTTGCCCTCTATGACCACCTAAAAGGGCAAACAGATTGGGTAATTACTCCACGTCAAAAAAATAAACAGGTAGCTACTGCTAGTTTTTGA
- a CDS encoding ABC transporter ATP-binding protein: MKKQKFFNAPRFAWQRLRQSAALFKYSDRAIRLVWSTSPLLTIIFAVMTLAAGLLPGAIAFVGKLIVDGVINASNSGLKSDRIVALTYVALEALLVALLNGTQRGLAVCQSLLRVLLGQKVNVLILQKALTLDIAYFEDSEFYDLMNQARREASTRPLSLVSRTFKLIQDTISLITYGGLLLQFSLWAVVVLSVAGIPAFIAETRFAGEAFRLFRWRSPETRQQTYLETLIAREDYAKEVKLYQLGQTLLTRYQEIFHRLYGEDRNLTIRRGFWGYLLGLLSTATFYLAYTWIVLETIGGKISLGDMTMYLIVFRQGQSTFSSGLSGVGGMYEDNLYLSNLYKFLEQKVPKPQGQATKGLILNDGVRFENVSFSYPGSEKLVLQEISLHLKPGEKLAIVGENGSGKTTLIKLLTRLYAPSSGRILLDGLDLQAWNITALHRRYAVIFQDFVRYQFTVGENVGVGDVEHLQDQSRWEIAADKGMAKPVIESMPAGFQTQLGRWFKSGVELSGGEWQKIALSRAFMGTEADILVLDEPTAAMDTEAEFQLFNHLREVTKNQMAILISHRFSTVRMADTIVVLAGGVVIEQGTHEELLKAKGRYARLFSLQAAGYQ; encoded by the coding sequence ATGAAGAAGCAAAAATTCTTCAACGCTCCAAGATTTGCTTGGCAGCGCCTACGTCAATCAGCAGCACTTTTTAAATATAGTGATCGCGCAATCCGTTTAGTCTGGAGTACTAGCCCTCTTCTTACTATAATCTTTGCTGTTATGACTTTAGCAGCAGGGCTGCTCCCTGGTGCGATCGCCTTCGTCGGCAAGTTAATTGTCGATGGAGTAATCAATGCTAGTAATTCTGGTTTAAAGAGCGATCGCATTGTTGCATTAACTTACGTAGCACTAGAGGCGCTGCTTGTCGCTTTACTCAATGGTACACAGCGAGGTTTAGCTGTCTGTCAATCTTTACTGCGAGTATTACTCGGTCAAAAAGTAAATGTGTTAATCCTACAAAAAGCACTCACACTTGACATCGCCTACTTTGAAGATTCAGAGTTCTACGACTTAATGAATCAAGCGCGGCGAGAAGCATCAACCCGTCCCTTAAGCTTAGTAAGCCGTACATTTAAGCTAATTCAGGATACTATCTCCTTAATTACCTACGGTGGTTTATTATTGCAATTCTCTCTTTGGGCAGTAGTAGTACTTTCAGTAGCAGGAATACCAGCTTTTATCGCCGAGACTCGCTTTGCTGGAGAAGCTTTCCGCTTATTCCGTTGGCGTTCCCCAGAAACACGACAGCAAACTTATTTAGAAACCTTAATAGCTAGAGAAGACTATGCCAAAGAAGTTAAACTGTATCAACTTGGACAGACTTTACTAACACGCTACCAGGAAATTTTTCATCGACTTTACGGTGAAGACCGCAATTTAACTATTCGACGGGGATTTTGGGGGTATTTGCTAGGCTTACTTAGTACAGCTACGTTTTACCTTGCTTATACCTGGATCGTATTAGAAACAATTGGCGGCAAAATTTCGTTAGGCGATATGACAATGTATTTGATCGTATTCCGCCAAGGACAATCGACATTTTCCTCCGGTTTAAGTGGAGTCGGAGGAATGTACGAAGACAACCTTTATTTATCTAACTTATACAAGTTTTTAGAGCAAAAAGTCCCTAAACCTCAAGGTCAAGCTACTAAAGGATTAATTCTTAATGATGGAGTTCGTTTTGAGAATGTCTCCTTCAGTTACCCAGGAAGCGAAAAACTTGTGTTGCAAGAAATCTCATTGCACTTAAAACCAGGAGAAAAACTAGCAATAGTCGGTGAAAACGGTTCAGGAAAAACAACTTTAATCAAACTTTTAACCCGATTATATGCGCCTTCTTCTGGGCGTATCTTGCTAGACGGTTTGGATTTACAAGCATGGAATATTACAGCATTGCACCGTCGATATGCTGTAATTTTTCAGGATTTTGTGCGCTATCAGTTTACTGTTGGCGAAAATGTTGGCGTTGGGGATGTGGAACACCTGCAAGACCAATCTCGCTGGGAAATAGCTGCGGATAAGGGTATGGCTAAACCTGTGATTGAATCAATGCCTGCTGGTTTTCAAACTCAGTTAGGGCGTTGGTTCAAATCTGGAGTTGAACTCTCTGGCGGTGAATGGCAAAAAATTGCGCTTTCTAGAGCTTTTATGGGAACTGAGGCAGATATTTTAGTATTGGATGAACCGACGGCGGCGATGGATACGGAAGCCGAGTTTCAACTTTTCAATCACTTAAGAGAAGTAACGAAAAACCAAATGGCGATTCTGATTTCTCACCGCTTTTCTACTGTGCGAATGGCTGACACTATTGTGGTTTTAGCTGGTGGGGTAGTGATTGAACAGGGTACTCATGAGGAGTTGTTGAAGGCAAAGGGGCGCTATGCGCGACTTTTTTCGCTGCAAGCAGCAGGATATCAATAA
- a CDS encoding alkaline phosphatase D family protein, translating into MTTLPHIAEAAILYNGVAAGDATNTSAILWTRTFDGNSNQGVSTNLTAQLSTDSSFGSILQTFSAVTNPNRDYTLKLEATNLQSGQRYYYRFQTPDGDISQVGTFKTAPNQTQKAPVRLAFSGDTAGEWRPYGLIKDFDKENLDFFVYLGDAIYETGSGDPTTGVGISPPAADPFVDPNQALIDYRRKYLENFLPVTAAGSPGLQKFYASQGNYTLLDNHELGSKQFDQGGAPAGNPSGASVDATNPIFDVNKTGEFINKSPGFKALLQAYNDYTPIRETIISAPNDPRTDETQQLYSAQRWGANVAFINVDDRSYRDIRMKKTVTNPNGTVSVVDETGDRALNPERTMLGETQFDWLKETLLQAKADGVNWKIVAVSSPIDQAGSKSGNGIIPLDTGKTWWGGYRSERNELLKFIDDNNIKNVVFITTDDHETRVNELTYLADINDPNSSVVLPNAFTIVGGPLGAFGPGIISDHSFNNIKSIADSIVDQQQTKNVNPLGLDPNFPGLQNVFREGDLDANTNIKPVDFYSPDTFNYVTLDVSADGKNLFVNTYGIDPYPANSFPSFEEVSAPRRIFGFEVVAASVPEPSATFGMFAFAISSIFALKKRKV; encoded by the coding sequence GTGACAACACTACCACATATAGCTGAAGCCGCAATTCTCTACAATGGTGTGGCAGCAGGCGACGCGACAAATACCAGCGCCATTCTGTGGACACGTACATTTGATGGTAATAGCAATCAAGGGGTTTCTACTAATCTGACAGCGCAACTGTCTACTGATTCATCGTTTGGATCAATTTTGCAGACTTTTAGTGCTGTAACTAATCCTAACCGCGACTACACGCTCAAGCTGGAAGCAACAAATTTACAAAGTGGTCAGCGTTACTACTATCGCTTCCAAACACCTGATGGCGACATAAGTCAAGTTGGTACATTTAAAACTGCGCCTAATCAAACTCAAAAAGCTCCTGTTCGTTTGGCTTTTAGTGGAGATACTGCGGGAGAATGGCGACCTTATGGTTTAATCAAAGACTTTGACAAAGAAAATTTAGATTTCTTTGTTTATTTGGGTGATGCAATTTACGAAACAGGTAGTGGTGATCCGACAACTGGAGTTGGTATTTCTCCCCCTGCGGCAGATCCCTTTGTTGATCCAAATCAAGCTTTAATTGATTATCGTCGTAAGTATCTTGAAAATTTCTTACCTGTAACTGCTGCGGGTTCCCCTGGTTTACAGAAGTTTTATGCTTCTCAAGGTAATTATACTTTGCTGGATAATCACGAGTTGGGAAGTAAGCAATTTGACCAAGGGGGAGCGCCAGCAGGAAATCCTTCAGGCGCAAGTGTTGACGCGACTAACCCTATATTTGATGTAAATAAAACAGGCGAGTTTATTAATAAGTCGCCAGGGTTTAAGGCGCTTCTGCAAGCTTATAACGATTACACACCAATTCGGGAAACGATAATATCAGCGCCAAATGATCCCCGTACTGATGAGACTCAACAACTTTATTCTGCTCAACGGTGGGGAGCTAATGTAGCTTTTATTAATGTAGACGATCGCTCTTATCGCGATATCCGCATGAAGAAAACTGTTACTAACCCAAATGGTACTGTTTCAGTTGTTGATGAGACAGGCGATCGCGCCTTAAATCCTGAGCGTACTATGCTAGGTGAAACTCAATTTGACTGGTTGAAGGAAACACTTTTACAAGCAAAAGCAGACGGTGTTAACTGGAAAATAGTTGCTGTTTCTTCACCAATTGATCAAGCTGGCAGTAAAAGTGGTAATGGCATTATTCCTTTAGATACTGGCAAAACTTGGTGGGGTGGCTATAGAAGTGAGCGCAATGAGTTATTAAAGTTTATTGATGACAACAATATTAAAAATGTGGTTTTTATCACCACTGACGATCATGAAACTCGCGTTAATGAGTTAACTTACCTGGCGGATATTAATGATCCTAATAGCAGTGTAGTTTTACCTAACGCCTTTACAATTGTTGGAGGCCCTTTAGGTGCATTTGGCCCAGGAATTATTTCTGACCACAGCTTCAATAATATTAAAAGTATTGCTGATAGTATTGTAGACCAGCAGCAAACTAAAAATGTTAATCCTTTAGGTCTTGACCCCAATTTTCCTGGTTTACAAAACGTTTTCCGCGAAGGTGACTTAGATGCAAATACTAATATAAAGCCTGTAGATTTTTATTCTCCTGATACATTCAATTACGTCACTTTGGATGTTAGTGCTGATGGTAAGAACTTATTTGTAAATACCTACGGTATTGATCCTTATCCAGCAAATTCTTTTCCGTCATTTGAGGAAGTTTCTGCTCCACGGCGAATATTTGGGTTTGAGGTTGTAGCTGCTTCTGTACCTGAACCTTCTGCAACATTTGGTATGTTTGCGTTTGCTATTTCTAGCATTTTTGCCTTAAAAAAACGCAAAGTCTAA
- a CDS encoding J domain-containing protein, whose protein sequence is MFDTERYYKILELPLGSSFEEVHQSYRDLVTVWHPDRFVHYPRLQKKAHHKIQEINEAHEQLRCLKKTSIATDSSTQSSAKSSPSPQESHAKVNVEDFYQQKVHQPQQSNTTKNNNYHQQSSYQSNYKDLHTWLD, encoded by the coding sequence ATGTTTGATACTGAAAGGTATTATAAAATTCTAGAGCTACCCCTTGGATCTTCATTCGAGGAAGTTCATCAAAGCTATAGAGATTTAGTGACAGTGTGGCATCCAGATCGGTTTGTCCATTATCCCAGATTACAAAAAAAGGCTCACCATAAAATTCAGGAAATTAATGAAGCCCATGAGCAATTACGCTGTTTAAAAAAAACATCTATAGCAACTGATTCCTCGACCCAATCCTCGGCAAAATCATCTCCCTCGCCTCAAGAATCCCACGCAAAAGTCAACGTTGAAGACTTTTATCAGCAAAAAGTACATCAACCTCAACAATCAAATACCACGAAAAATAATAATTATCATCAGCAATCTAGTTATCAATCTAACTATAAAGATCTTCATACCTGGCTAGATTGA
- a CDS encoding universal stress protein, with protein sequence MARNLGANVKTKIIKGSSAQREILNFANTNQVDLIVLGSNIGQITGRVFFGHAVDGILGRATCPVAVVSSSQ encoded by the coding sequence ATTGCACGCAATTTAGGCGCAAATGTCAAGACTAAAATAATAAAAGGCTCTAGCGCTCAACGTGAAATTCTCAACTTTGCTAATACTAACCAAGTTGATTTGATCGTTTTGGGTAGCAATATCGGTCAAATCACGGGTCGAGTTTTCTTTGGTCATGCCGTCGATGGGATTCTCGGTAGAGCAACTTGTCCCGTAGCTGTTGTTAGTTCTAGTCAATAA
- a CDS encoding sorbosone dehydrogenase family protein, which yields MKPLRFLLISLLAIAACDSTNASIESQTPQQNANSAQPKQQNLSKAKNQVTTQPLSPKPIRITAASLPQPFASNSASNSPNVIPIPANPSLRVPPGFVVKVFAEGLDAPRWLALTPNGDILVTETRENRIRLLRDTNSDGVADVSKIFAGQQNGINIPFGMTFADGYFFVANTGEVLRFPYKKGQQQISGTGEKIATLTPGGYNQHWTRNVVASPDGKKLYVSVGSRSNADEEPLPRASVQVMNLDGSNQQTFADGLRNPVGLDFHPKTKALYATVNERDGLGDDLVPDYLTRVQQGAFYGWPYAYLTPNLLDPRQLNNGNSKRPDLVSRTKTPDVLFQAHSAALGLQFYDGKTFPEKYRNGAFVAFRGSWNRNQGTGYKLVFAPFDSTGRAKGYYEDFLTGFLVDPSVPTTWGRPVGLLVLPDGSLLFTEEANNRIYHVQYRG from the coding sequence ATGAAACCTCTGCGTTTCTTGTTGATCAGCCTACTTGCGATCGCTGCTTGTGACTCAACCAACGCTTCTATTGAGTCTCAGACCCCTCAACAAAATGCTAACTCCGCCCAGCCTAAACAACAAAATCTCTCAAAGGCGAAAAACCAGGTTACTACTCAGCCACTCTCACCCAAACCCATCCGCATTACCGCCGCCAGTTTACCCCAACCATTCGCTAGTAACAGCGCCTCTAACTCACCCAACGTAATACCAATTCCAGCCAACCCTAGCCTGCGTGTACCACCAGGCTTTGTAGTTAAAGTATTTGCAGAAGGATTAGATGCACCCCGTTGGTTAGCACTCACCCCCAATGGTGACATCTTAGTAACCGAAACCCGCGAAAACCGCATCAGACTGTTACGTGATACTAATAGCGATGGCGTTGCTGATGTCAGTAAAATATTTGCTGGACAACAAAACGGCATCAACATTCCCTTTGGTATGACCTTTGCAGATGGTTACTTTTTTGTTGCTAACACTGGTGAAGTACTGCGTTTTCCCTACAAAAAAGGTCAACAACAAATTAGCGGAACTGGTGAAAAAATCGCTACCCTTACCCCTGGCGGGTATAACCAACATTGGACACGCAACGTAGTTGCATCACCAGACGGCAAAAAACTTTATGTATCAGTTGGCTCACGTTCTAACGCTGATGAAGAACCACTGCCCCGCGCTTCTGTGCAAGTGATGAATCTAGATGGTTCTAACCAACAAACATTCGCCGATGGTTTGCGTAACCCAGTTGGTTTAGATTTTCATCCCAAAACCAAAGCACTTTATGCCACAGTTAATGAACGCGATGGTTTAGGTGATGATTTAGTACCAGATTACCTCACTCGTGTTCAACAGGGAGCATTTTACGGCTGGCCCTACGCCTACCTGACACCAAATCTCCTTGATCCTCGTCAACTGAATAATGGCAACAGCAAACGTCCAGACTTAGTATCCCGTACTAAGACACCAGACGTTTTATTTCAAGCCCACTCTGCTGCTTTAGGATTGCAGTTTTACGACGGTAAAACTTTTCCAGAAAAATATCGCAACGGTGCATTTGTAGCGTTTCGTGGATCTTGGAACCGTAATCAAGGTACTGGCTACAAACTTGTGTTTGCTCCTTTTGATTCTACCGGACGTGCTAAAGGTTATTACGAAGACTTTCTAACAGGGTTTTTAGTTGATCCTAGTGTTCCCACAACTTGGGGTCGTCCAGTAGGTTTATTAGTACTACCTGATGGTAGTTTGTTATTTACAGAAGAAGCCAACAACCGAATTTACCATGTTCAATATCGTGGTTAG
- a CDS encoding pentapeptide repeat-containing protein, translating to MKISIFATLGLLVSLLATSAQAANPQHVQRLLTAKVCPGCDLRGAQLKGANLKDANLTDAQLADADLTNADLTNATLERADLTGTQLSGAILEKANLREAKLGAVDKFVTNLKNANLKNADLQAANLTGAQLNLATLESANLERANLSGVDFTQSQLNLTNLSNTSMIGANLENANLTNAKLTTADLTYSNLKTTDFTGANLIGANLSYANLSQANLDQANLTDAKLTNANFKNAKLNGVIGMNTSTPNPTLAPTPTIIPTPTLAPIIIPNPTPTLAPIIIPNPLQ from the coding sequence ATGAAAATAAGCATTTTTGCTACTTTAGGTCTATTAGTGTCGCTATTAGCAACATCAGCCCAAGCAGCAAATCCTCAACACGTTCAAAGATTGCTGACAGCAAAAGTTTGTCCTGGTTGTGACTTGAGAGGAGCGCAATTAAAAGGTGCTAACCTGAAAGACGCTAACCTAACTGATGCTCAGTTAGCAGATGCCGATTTAACTAATGCTGACCTAACTAATGCTACTTTAGAGCGTGCCGATTTAACAGGTACGCAGTTGAGCGGTGCGATCTTAGAAAAAGCCAATTTGAGAGAAGCTAAATTAGGAGCCGTCGATAAATTTGTTACTAATTTAAAAAATGCCAACCTTAAAAATGCTGATTTACAAGCAGCTAATTTAACAGGGGCGCAGCTAAATTTAGCTACTTTAGAAAGTGCTAATTTAGAGCGAGCTAACTTGAGTGGCGTTGATTTTACTCAGTCACAACTAAATTTAACTAACTTGAGCAATACTTCCATGATTGGTGCAAATTTAGAAAATGCCAATCTTACCAATGCCAAATTAACTACTGCTGACCTGACTTACAGTAACCTTAAAACTACTGACTTTACAGGTGCTAACCTGATTGGAGCTAATCTTAGTTATGCTAATTTAAGTCAGGCAAATTTGGATCAGGCTAACTTGACTGATGCCAAACTAACTAATGCTAACTTCAAAAATGCCAAGCTAAATGGTGTGATTGGAATGAATACCTCTACTCCAAATCCAACTCTAGCTCCAACTCCAACTATAATTCCAACTCCAACTTTAGCTCCAATTATAATTCCAAATCCAACTCCAACTTTAGCTCCAATTATAATTCCAAATCCTTTGCAATAA